A section of the Chryseobacterium ginsenosidimutans genome encodes:
- a CDS encoding ABC transporter ATP-binding protein produces MHLEIKQANIGYKKNLISNANATLNLGDVCLLIGNNGVGKTTLIKSILHQTPLLSGEISINNKNIKNLSVKEIAQNIAVVFSKSIIPQNYTVEDLISLGKYIYYPFYFELKKEDRKEVSDIITALDLDQYKDTLLRNLSDGNLQKAFIGRALTQNSPVIILDEPTTHLDEKNKIIILKTLRKLAKEQNKLILFSSHDWRLAKEFADKIWYVKDNYLHSGIVEDVLLQHDELTNASLFQVNENFVAPKINAPDVYKEMLYSLLQKNFQKDLSSLNFVFQDKFWIIYSNSSKYQCESFEEIVILVKTIC; encoded by the coding sequence ATGCACCTAGAAATAAAACAAGCAAACATCGGTTACAAAAAAAACCTAATTTCAAATGCAAATGCGACGTTGAATTTAGGAGATGTATGCTTGCTGATAGGAAATAATGGTGTCGGAAAAACAACTTTAATTAAATCCATTTTACATCAAACTCCTTTATTAAGCGGAGAAATTTCTATTAATAATAAAAATATAAAAAATCTTTCCGTTAAAGAAATTGCGCAAAATATTGCGGTTGTCTTTTCAAAGTCTATTATTCCTCAGAACTATACGGTTGAAGACCTTATTTCACTGGGGAAATATATTTATTATCCCTTTTATTTCGAGTTGAAAAAAGAAGACAGAAAAGAAGTTTCGGATATTATTACAGCATTAGATCTGGATCAATATAAAGATACTTTACTGCGAAACCTCTCGGATGGAAATCTTCAGAAAGCTTTTATAGGAAGAGCTTTAACACAGAATTCTCCTGTTATTATTCTTGATGAACCAACAACACATCTGGACGAAAAAAATAAAATTATTATCCTAAAAACTCTTCGGAAATTAGCCAAAGAACAAAACAAATTGATCCTTTTCTCATCTCATGACTGGCGACTGGCAAAGGAATTTGCAGACAAGATTTGGTATGTAAAAGACAATTATTTACATTCCGGAATTGTTGAAGATGTTTTGCTTCAGCATGATGAATTAACAAATGCTTCTTTGTTTCAGGTTAATGAAAACTTCGTTGCTCCAAAGATTAACGCACCTGATGTTTATAAGGAAATGTTGTACTCATTACTGCAAAAAAATTTCCAAAAGGATCTTTCTTCATTAAACTTTGTATTTCAAGATAAATTTTGGATTATTTATAGCAATTCTTCAAAATACCAATGCGAATCTTTCGAAGAAATCGTTATTTTAGTGAAAACCATTTGTTAA
- a CDS encoding MarR family winged helix-turn-helix transcriptional regulator — MDNNKDKIENVDLILKQTWLAVSKMYTDLAQEHDSTAVQALTLLKIDPKEGTRSTNLGPKMAIEPTSLTRIIKLLEDNGYIYKEKTTTDKREVIIKLTDKGLNSRNMSKEVVVNFNKKIIEKIAPEKLETFKEVMCEIMKIATDLNNRK, encoded by the coding sequence ATGGATAATAATAAAGATAAAATAGAAAATGTAGATCTGATTTTGAAACAGACTTGGTTGGCTGTTTCTAAAATGTATACAGATCTTGCTCAGGAACACGATTCTACAGCTGTTCAAGCTCTTACTCTTCTAAAAATAGATCCCAAGGAAGGCACAAGAAGTACAAATTTAGGACCTAAAATGGCCATTGAACCTACTTCTTTAACCAGAATTATCAAACTTCTAGAAGACAACGGATACATCTATAAAGAAAAAACTACTACAGACAAGCGTGAAGTAATCATCAAACTTACAGATAAAGGATTGAATTCCAGAAACATGTCTAAAGAAGTTGTTGTAAATTTCAATAAGAAAATTATAGAGAAAATTGCTCCGGAAAAATTGGAAACTTTTAAAGAAGTTATGTGTGAAATCATGAAAATCGCTACCGATTTAAATAACAGAAAATAA
- a CDS encoding 3-hydroxyacyl-CoA dehydrogenase/enoyl-CoA hydratase family protein yields the protein MKRRIKHVTVLGSGIMGSGIAAHFANIGVEVSLLDIVPFELTEAEQKKGLTKDDKAVRNRIASENFEKLKKASPALLYSPKFADRIKVGNFDDDLPKIKNTDWIIEVVVERLDIKKSVYEKIEQFRKPGTLVSSNTSGIPINMLVEGRSDDFKHYFAGTHFFNPVRYLPLLEIIPTNDTAPEIIDFYMNYGAKFLGKTTVLAKDTPAFIANRIGVFSMMDLLHNVQKLGLTVSEVDKLTGPVIGRPKSATFRTADVVGLDTLVMVANGVRNSGVEANDFNDVFALPDYIQKMVDNKWLGSKTEQGFYKKVKNADGKSEIHGLNLDTLEYELQGKSSFATLELTKNIDKPIERFKVLIGGKDKAGELYRKSLGALFAYVSHKVPEISDEVYKIDDAMRAGFGWENGPFEIWDAIGVQKGVELAKDAGYEVSEWVKNVETFYKVNEEGQSIFVDKNSGEYNKIPGQDSFIILDNIRKNKTLWSNSGASIEDLGDGIINFEIRSKMNSLGGEVLDGLNRAIDLAEKEYDGLVIGNQGTNFSVGANLAMILMMAIEQDWDDLNMAIAYFQKSMMRVRYSSIPVVVAPHGMTLGGGCEMTMHADRVVAAAETYIGLVETGVGVIPGGGGTKELTLRTSREFHSDDVKNNRLREAFMNIAMGKVATSAYEAYDMGILEKGKDIVAVDKRTQIKTAKMLAISLAEHGYTQPIEQKVKVLGKDALGMFYVGTDQMLTGNFISAHDKKIADKLANVMVGGNLSEPTIVTEQYLLNLERETFLQLCGERKTLERIQYMLQNGKPLRN from the coding sequence ATGAAAAGAAGAATCAAACACGTTACAGTTCTTGGTTCAGGAATTATGGGAAGCGGTATTGCGGCGCACTTTGCCAATATTGGTGTAGAAGTTTCGCTTTTGGATATCGTTCCTTTTGAACTGACTGAAGCAGAGCAGAAAAAAGGTTTGACCAAAGATGACAAAGCGGTAAGAAACAGAATCGCTTCTGAAAACTTTGAAAAACTGAAAAAAGCAAGTCCGGCACTACTCTATTCTCCAAAATTTGCAGATAGAATCAAGGTTGGAAATTTTGATGATGATTTACCAAAAATAAAAAATACAGACTGGATTATTGAAGTTGTAGTTGAAAGACTTGACATCAAAAAATCAGTTTACGAAAAAATCGAACAGTTCAGAAAGCCAGGAACTTTAGTTTCTTCAAACACTTCCGGAATTCCAATTAATATGTTGGTGGAAGGAAGAAGCGATGATTTCAAGCATTATTTTGCAGGAACGCATTTCTTTAATCCTGTGAGATATCTTCCTCTTTTAGAGATTATTCCTACCAACGATACAGCTCCGGAAATTATTGATTTCTATATGAATTATGGAGCCAAATTCTTAGGGAAAACTACCGTTTTGGCAAAAGATACGCCTGCATTTATCGCCAACAGAATCGGGGTTTTTTCAATGATGGATTTACTTCATAATGTTCAGAAATTAGGTTTAACCGTTTCTGAAGTTGATAAATTGACGGGTCCTGTAATCGGTCGCCCAAAATCTGCAACGTTCAGAACGGCGGATGTTGTCGGTTTGGATACGTTGGTAATGGTGGCAAACGGCGTTCGCAACAGTGGTGTTGAAGCGAATGATTTCAATGATGTTTTTGCTCTTCCGGATTATATCCAGAAAATGGTTGATAATAAATGGTTGGGTTCAAAAACTGAGCAAGGTTTTTACAAGAAAGTGAAAAATGCAGATGGAAAATCTGAAATTCACGGATTAAATCTTGATACGTTGGAATACGAACTTCAAGGGAAATCTTCTTTTGCGACTTTAGAATTAACAAAAAATATTGATAAACCAATTGAGAGATTTAAAGTCTTAATTGGCGGAAAAGATAAAGCCGGAGAACTTTACAGAAAGTCTTTAGGAGCATTATTCGCTTATGTTTCGCATAAAGTTCCTGAAATTTCTGATGAAGTTTACAAAATCGATGATGCGATGAGAGCTGGTTTCGGTTGGGAAAACGGGCCGTTTGAAATCTGGGATGCCATTGGTGTTCAAAAGGGTGTTGAATTGGCTAAAGATGCAGGTTACGAAGTCTCAGAATGGGTAAAAAATGTAGAAACTTTTTATAAAGTTAATGAGGAAGGGCAAAGCATTTTCGTTGATAAAAATTCAGGAGAATACAATAAAATTCCGGGTCAGGATTCTTTCATTATTTTAGATAATATAAGAAAAAACAAAACGCTTTGGAGTAATTCAGGGGCTTCCATTGAAGATTTAGGCGACGGAATTATCAACTTCGAAATTCGTTCAAAAATGAATTCTTTAGGAGGTGAAGTTCTTGACGGATTAAACAGAGCGATTGATTTAGCTGAAAAAGAATATGACGGATTGGTAATCGGAAACCAAGGCACCAATTTCTCTGTTGGAGCCAATTTAGCCATGATTTTAATGATGGCTATCGAACAGGATTGGGATGATTTGAATATGGCAATCGCTTATTTCCAAAAATCGATGATGAGAGTTCGTTACTCTTCTATTCCTGTCGTTGTTGCTCCTCACGGAATGACGCTTGGTGGTGGTTGCGAAATGACCATGCACGCAGACAGAGTTGTTGCAGCAGCAGAAACCTATATCGGGTTGGTAGAAACCGGAGTTGGTGTAATTCCCGGCGGTGGTGGAACAAAAGAATTGACCTTAAGAACTTCAAGAGAATTCCACAGCGATGATGTTAAAAACAACAGACTTCGTGAAGCTTTCATGAATATCGCAATGGGTAAAGTGGCAACTTCCGCTTATGAAGCGTACGACATGGGAATTCTTGAAAAAGGAAAAGATATTGTTGCGGTTGATAAAAGAACGCAGATCAAAACAGCAAAAATGCTGGCAATAAGTTTAGCAGAACACGGTTACACTCAACCTATCGAACAGAAAGTAAAAGTTTTAGGTAAAGATGCATTAGGAATGTTCTACGTGGGAACCGACCAAATGTTGACAGGTAATTTCATCTCTGCACACGACAAAAAAATTGCAGATAAACTAGCGAATGTAATGGTCGGTGGAAATCTTTCTGAACCAACCATCGTAACTGAACAATATTTACTGAATCTTGAGAGAGAAACATTCTTACAACTTTGTGGTGAGAGAAAAACATTGGAGAGAATTCAATATATGTTACAAAACGGAAAGCCTTTGAGAAATTAA
- a CDS encoding acetyl-CoA C-acyltransferase encodes MSKQAYIVKGFRTAVGKAPKGTLRFTRPDVMAATVIEKLMAELPQLDKNRIDDLIVGNAMPEAEQGLNVARLISLMGLNTDKVPGVTVNRYCASGSEAIAIASAKIQAGMADCIIAGGTESMSYIPMGGYKPVPETEIAKTNPDYYWGMGYTAEEVAKQFNITREEQDQFAFESHQKALRANAEGRFANQIVSLPVEYNFLDENQKMQTKKFDFSVDEGPRADTSLAGLAKLRPVFSNGGSVTAGNSSQMSDGAAFVIVMSEEMVKELGLEPEARLVAYAAAGLEPRIMGMGPVYAIPKALKQAGLELKDIDLIELNEAFASQSVAIKKELNLNPDILNVNGGAIAMGHPLGCTGTKLTVQLLDEMRKRGNKYGMVSMCVGTGQGAASIFELL; translated from the coding sequence ATGTCAAAACAAGCATATATAGTAAAAGGATTTAGAACAGCGGTAGGAAAAGCGCCAAAAGGCACCCTTCGTTTTACTCGTCCCGACGTAATGGCGGCAACTGTAATTGAAAAATTAATGGCTGAACTTCCGCAATTAGACAAAAATAGAATTGATGACCTTATCGTAGGAAATGCAATGCCGGAAGCTGAACAAGGTTTGAATGTTGCCCGTTTAATTTCTCTTATGGGATTAAATACAGACAAAGTTCCCGGAGTTACCGTAAACAGATATTGTGCATCTGGAAGTGAGGCAATTGCAATTGCTTCTGCCAAAATTCAGGCAGGAATGGCAGATTGTATCATTGCAGGAGGTACAGAATCAATGTCTTACATTCCGATGGGTGGTTACAAACCGGTTCCTGAAACGGAAATTGCAAAAACAAATCCCGATTATTATTGGGGAATGGGCTACACTGCGGAAGAAGTCGCGAAACAATTTAATATTACAAGAGAAGAACAAGATCAGTTTGCTTTTGAATCTCATCAAAAAGCTTTAAGAGCAAATGCTGAAGGTAGATTTGCGAATCAGATTGTTTCTCTTCCGGTAGAATATAATTTCTTGGATGAAAATCAGAAAATGCAGACCAAAAAGTTTGATTTTTCAGTGGATGAAGGTCCAAGAGCAGATACTTCTTTGGCTGGCTTGGCTAAATTGAGACCTGTTTTCTCCAACGGAGGAAGCGTAACAGCAGGAAACTCTTCTCAAATGAGTGACGGGGCAGCTTTCGTAATTGTGATGAGCGAAGAAATGGTAAAAGAATTAGGACTGGAGCCTGAAGCAAGATTAGTTGCTTATGCAGCAGCCGGGCTTGAGCCAAGAATTATGGGAATGGGACCGGTTTATGCGATTCCAAAAGCATTAAAACAGGCAGGTTTAGAATTAAAAGACATTGATTTGATTGAATTAAATGAAGCTTTCGCTTCTCAATCTGTTGCTATAAAAAAAGAGCTAAACTTAAATCCGGATATTTTAAATGTAAATGGAGGTGCTATTGCAATGGGACACCCGCTTGGATGTACCGGAACAAAATTAACCGTTCAGCTTCTTGATGAAATGAGAAAACGTGGAAACAAATACGGAATGGTTTCTATGTGTGTAGGAACAGGACAAGGAGCCGCTTCAATCTTTGAATTATTATAA
- a CDS encoding acyl-CoA dehydrogenase family protein, producing the protein MGNILKGGEFLIKEIPANEIFSLEELSEEQKMLRDSAKEFIDREVVPQHDRFEKKDYALTEETMRKLGEMGLLGITVPEEYGGLGMGFVSTMLACDYVSGGNGSLATAYGAHTGIGTLPTLLYGSEELKKKYLPDLATGTKFGAYCLTEPDAGSDANSGKTRAKLSEDGKHYIINGQKMWISNAGFADTFTLFAKIDDDKNITGFVINRSELENPESLTFGEEEHKLGIRSSSTRQVFFNDMKIPVENMLGERNNGFKIALNALNVGRIKLAAANLDGQRRILNHSIQYSNERKQFGVSISTFGAIRKKIAEMSTGVFVSEAGSYRLAKNVEDKIEELISGGMDHQQAELKGVEEFAVEASILKVFVSDLTQNTADEGIQIYGGMGFSEDTPMESAWRDARIGRIYEGTNEINRLLAVGMLIKRAMKGELDLLSPAMAISKELMGIPSFEVPDYSAFMSEEKAIIANLKKVFLMVSGAALQKYMMDIEKQQHLLLNASEILNQIYMAESAILRAEKHFSADSVEAAMAQLNLYKAIDKIIAAAKEGIVSFAEGDEQRMMLSGLRRFTKYTNTPNVVALTEKVAAHYIEKGHY; encoded by the coding sequence ATGGGAAATATATTAAAAGGTGGCGAGTTTCTGATCAAGGAAATTCCTGCAAACGAAATTTTCAGTCTTGAAGAACTGAGCGAAGAGCAAAAAATGCTTCGCGATTCTGCTAAAGAATTTATTGACAGAGAGGTTGTTCCGCAACATGACCGTTTTGAGAAAAAAGATTATGCATTGACTGAAGAAACAATGCGCAAATTAGGAGAAATGGGATTGTTAGGAATTACCGTTCCTGAAGAATATGGTGGTCTTGGAATGGGATTTGTGAGTACGATGTTGGCTTGTGATTACGTTTCAGGAGGAAATGGCTCATTAGCAACAGCTTACGGAGCGCATACGGGAATAGGAACACTTCCGACCCTTCTTTACGGAAGTGAGGAATTGAAAAAGAAATACCTACCGGATCTGGCTACGGGAACAAAATTCGGAGCCTATTGTTTGACTGAACCGGATGCTGGTTCTGACGCCAATTCAGGAAAAACAAGAGCCAAATTGTCTGAAGACGGAAAACATTACATCATCAACGGACAGAAAATGTGGATTTCCAATGCAGGCTTTGCAGATACTTTTACACTATTTGCAAAAATTGATGACGATAAAAATATCACCGGTTTTGTAATCAACCGCTCAGAATTGGAGAATCCTGAAAGTTTGACTTTCGGTGAGGAAGAGCATAAATTAGGTATTCGTTCGTCTTCTACCCGTCAGGTTTTCTTCAATGATATGAAAATTCCTGTTGAGAACATGTTGGGTGAAAGAAATAATGGTTTCAAAATCGCTTTAAATGCATTAAATGTTGGTAGAATTAAGTTAGCTGCTGCCAATCTTGACGGACAAAGAAGAATTTTAAACCATTCTATTCAATATTCAAACGAAAGAAAGCAGTTTGGCGTTTCTATTTCAACTTTCGGAGCGATCAGAAAGAAAATTGCAGAAATGTCAACAGGAGTTTTCGTGAGTGAAGCAGGCTCTTACCGTTTAGCAAAAAATGTAGAAGATAAAATTGAAGAATTAATTTCTGGAGGAATGGATCATCAACAAGCTGAATTAAAAGGTGTTGAAGAATTTGCAGTAGAAGCTTCTATCCTTAAAGTTTTCGTTTCTGATCTTACTCAAAATACAGCCGATGAAGGGATCCAGATTTATGGAGGAATGGGATTCTCAGAAGATACCCCAATGGAATCTGCATGGAGAGATGCCAGAATCGGAAGAATCTATGAAGGAACCAATGAAATAAACAGACTTCTAGCCGTTGGAATGCTGATTAAAAGAGCAATGAAAGGCGAATTAGACTTATTGTCTCCAGCAATGGCAATCAGCAAAGAATTAATGGGAATTCCGTCATTTGAAGTTCCTGATTATTCTGCATTTATGAGTGAAGAAAAAGCAATTATCGCTAATCTTAAGAAAGTTTTCTTAATGGTTTCCGGTGCTGCTCTTCAAAAATATATGATGGATATTGAGAAGCAACAACATTTATTATTAAATGCTTCTGAAATTCTTAACCAGATCTACATGGCAGAATCTGCAATTTTAAGAGCTGAGAAACACTTCTCTGCTGATTCTGTGGAAGCTGCAATGGCTCAGTTAAACCTTTACAAAGCAATTGATAAAATCATTGCGGCTGCAAAAGAAGGAATCGTTTCCTTCGCTGAAGGTGACGAACAGAGAATGATGCTTTCTGGATTAAGAAGATTTACGAAATATACAAACACTCCAAATGTTGTAGCATTAACCGAAAAAGTGGCTGCACATTATATTGAGAAAGGACATTATTAA
- a CDS encoding phosphohydrolase, with amino-acid sequence MTKDEMLHRAIKIADKAHKGQTDKYHAPYIAHVMRVMEYGKTMDEKIVGVLHDVVEDHPTDYSLDYLRGEGFPEYIIFAISCLTKFDPDEEYDDFVKRTERSPLAVAVKLNDLRDNMDLRRVNRELLPKDIKRFNKYLKAYHYLIDKY; translated from the coding sequence ATGACAAAAGACGAAATGCTCCACCGAGCAATCAAAATAGCTGATAAAGCACACAAAGGTCAAACCGACAAATACCACGCTCCATATATTGCCCACGTAATGCGTGTCATGGAATACGGTAAAACAATGGATGAAAAAATCGTAGGTGTTTTACACGATGTTGTAGAAGATCATCCGACAGATTACAGTCTGGATTATTTAAGGGGTGAAGGTTTTCCTGAATATATCATCTTCGCAATAAGCTGTCTTACAAAATTCGATCCTGATGAAGAATATGATGATTTTGTAAAAAGAACAGAAAGATCTCCTCTTGCCGTTGCCGTAAAACTGAATGATCTCCGTGATAATATGGATTTAAGAAGGGTTAATCGCGAACTTCTACCCAAAGACATCAAAAGATTTAATAAATATTTAAAGGCATATCATTATTTGATAGATAAATATTAA
- a CDS encoding M48 family metallopeptidase has translation MTNNLPPISPAYRSKLTSSIISISVFFVVYFILILISLLLIFLLGYGAVKIIAFHANYFTALAALALFSIGLVVFYFLIKFIFIKNHYSNRHLIEVDRSLQPELFAIIDDIVAETKVQKPGKVFLSPEVNASVSYNSLFWSMFLPVKKNLTVGMGLINSTTVGELKTVLAHEFGHFSQRSMKIGGYVSQAEKIIFDTVYNNRGFENSIKNGSGHWAFQFTGMVSLGFISIFQYILKIFSDFIFKNNASLRREMEFHADAVATYVTNPKEQTSSLLRLDLSNAAFNSSFMFYADSEQKYLPENLFENQTYLMKIFSERNNHPYENNLPKVDLEDSTRYNKTKIEIEDQWSFHPETDKRIEAIWKNKTKNIPENNELAKNIIRGFDEICKALTSKYLTLYNIKNVGEVVDDSERFLQLYNEKYPYQSIYSDFNGYYERHNPVLRNIEELINIESPVGNDLFNDKKVSLVHEKAGIESDLHTLNQLVANPKIIKTFKCSGRLYKASEAKILIPRFTKDLEKIQSEITANDKNIFQHFYQKADENDKKVLVEKYKTFAKLDHKFDVFQNSINNFIPHLQFMMVTLPIEEIRKHRANLLKNEKPFKDIIKHFIEESGYKNLLSTENSQLLKDFIDSEYIYFNNDKYIQKEVDAVFSLINKYQIILNKTYTDYKIQLIDFQVDLDKAS, from the coding sequence ATGACTAATAACCTTCCTCCTATTTCACCAGCTTACAGATCTAAGCTGACTTCTTCAATTATTTCTATTTCAGTATTTTTTGTAGTATATTTTATATTAATACTCATTTCCCTCCTGCTTATTTTTTTATTGGGCTACGGAGCTGTAAAAATTATCGCTTTCCATGCTAATTATTTTACTGCTTTGGCTGCATTAGCATTGTTCAGCATTGGTTTGGTAGTGTTTTATTTCCTTATAAAATTTATTTTCATTAAAAATCATTATAGCAACAGACATTTAATTGAGGTCGATCGATCGCTCCAACCGGAATTATTTGCCATTATTGATGACATTGTTGCCGAAACAAAAGTTCAGAAACCAGGAAAAGTTTTTCTTTCTCCTGAAGTAAATGCAAGTGTAAGCTATAATTCTCTTTTCTGGAGTATGTTTTTACCTGTAAAAAAGAACCTTACCGTTGGAATGGGATTGATTAATTCTACAACAGTGGGAGAACTTAAAACTGTTTTGGCTCACGAATTCGGACATTTTTCGCAGCGAAGCATGAAAATCGGAGGTTATGTAAGTCAGGCAGAAAAAATAATTTTCGATACTGTTTACAATAACAGGGGTTTTGAAAACTCAATCAAAAATGGTTCGGGGCATTGGGCGTTTCAGTTTACCGGAATGGTTTCTCTAGGGTTCATAAGTATTTTTCAATATATCTTAAAGATTTTTTCTGATTTTATATTTAAAAATAATGCTTCATTACGAAGAGAAATGGAGTTTCATGCCGATGCCGTTGCAACTTACGTTACTAATCCTAAAGAACAAACTTCATCCTTGTTGAGATTAGATTTGAGTAATGCTGCTTTCAACAGTTCATTTATGTTTTATGCAGATAGCGAGCAAAAGTATTTGCCTGAGAATCTTTTTGAAAATCAAACCTATTTGATGAAAATTTTCAGCGAAAGAAACAATCATCCATACGAAAACAATCTACCAAAAGTAGATTTGGAAGATTCGACACGATACAATAAAACGAAAATCGAAATTGAAGATCAATGGTCATTTCATCCGGAAACAGATAAAAGAATTGAAGCAATCTGGAAAAATAAAACCAAAAATATTCCTGAAAATAATGAATTGGCAAAGAATATCATTCGTGGTTTTGATGAAATTTGTAAGGCTTTAACGAGTAAATATTTAACCTTATATAATATTAAAAACGTAGGCGAAGTTGTTGATGATAGCGAAAGATTTTTACAGCTTTATAACGAAAAATATCCTTATCAAAGCATTTATTCGGATTTTAACGGATATTACGAAAGACACAATCCTGTTTTAAGAAATATTGAGGAATTAATTAATATTGAAAGTCCCGTCGGAAATGATCTTTTTAATGATAAAAAAGTTTCATTAGTTCATGAAAAAGCAGGTATTGAAAGTGATCTTCATACACTGAATCAACTTGTTGCCAATCCAAAAATTATTAAAACATTTAAATGCAGTGGCAGATTGTATAAAGCAAGTGAAGCTAAAATTTTAATTCCGAGATTTACAAAAGATTTAGAAAAAATTCAATCTGAAATTACTGCAAATGATAAAAATATTTTCCAGCACTTTTATCAGAAAGCCGATGAAAACGATAAAAAAGTTTTAGTTGAAAAATATAAAACATTTGCAAAATTGGATCATAAGTTTGATGTATTTCAGAATTCAATCAATAATTTTATTCCCCATTTACAATTTATGATGGTGACTTTACCAATTGAAGAAATTCGTAAGCACAGAGCCAATTTACTTAAAAATGAAAAACCTTTTAAAGATATTATAAAGCATTTTATTGAAGAATCCGGATATAAAAATCTATTATCAACTGAAAACAGTCAATTGCTCAAAGATTTCATCGACTCTGAATATATTTATTTTAACAATGATAAATACATTCAAAAAGAAGTGGATGCGGTATTTTCGTTAATTAATAAATATCAAATTATTCTTAACAAAACATATACAGATTATAAAATTCAACTTATAGATTTTCAGGTAGATTTGGATAAAGCATCCTAA
- a CDS encoding DUF2490 domain-containing protein has product MRLFLSLSLLLSITFFKAQEHISGFGALTLTYKFHPKFFLYAEGQMRSIEDFTYPDYYEMKGGLGYYLTKNHKPFIGLGRYATYKEHAINKEEFRVWLQDVIDVKKGVVKFENRLRVEKSWFYEPQTDKSSQRMRYRYRLNVSVPLNAKEVKKGTVFANVYDEVFLISPMKPTFARNRVYGGFGYQIDDHFGVAAGYLWQREFEAAGNKNLHFLYMALNINIDRTNHPVKTYDYPGAD; this is encoded by the coding sequence ATGAGACTGTTTTTAAGCTTGAGCTTACTTTTAAGCATTACATTTTTCAAAGCACAGGAACACATTTCCGGCTTCGGTGCACTGACTTTAACCTATAAGTTTCATCCGAAATTTTTCCTTTATGCAGAAGGGCAAATGAGAAGTATTGAAGATTTTACTTACCCCGATTATTATGAAATGAAAGGTGGATTAGGATATTATCTTACGAAAAATCATAAGCCATTTATTGGTTTAGGAAGATATGCAACGTATAAAGAACATGCCATCAACAAAGAAGAATTCAGAGTTTGGTTGCAGGATGTAATCGACGTTAAAAAAGGTGTCGTAAAATTTGAAAACCGTTTGCGTGTTGAAAAAAGCTGGTTTTATGAACCTCAGACTGATAAAAGTTCACAGAGAATGCGCTACCGTTACCGTTTGAACGTAAGTGTTCCTCTAAATGCAAAAGAAGTGAAAAAAGGGACCGTTTTTGCTAATGTTTATGATGAAGTTTTCCTTATTAGTCCGATGAAACCTACTTTCGCAAGAAACAGAGTATATGGAGGTTTTGGTTATCAGATCGACGATCATTTCGGAGTTGCAGCAGGATATCTTTGGCAGAGAGAATTTGAAGCGGCAGGAAACAAAAATTTACATTTCCTTTATATGGCTTTAAATATTAATATTGATAGAACGAATCATCCTGTAAAAACATATGATTATCCAGGTGCGGATTAG